In one Streptomyces sp. T12 genomic region, the following are encoded:
- a CDS encoding RraA family protein: MTYAPTSAGSPNIEVGPKWQRPDGELLAQFQRHSVANIGDALGRLGMPDGGITPLWDGCRAVGSALTVLTVAGDDLAVIDAVAHIEPGDFLVINGFGYPGRAVMGDILTQYFSSRGAVGAIVDGAVRDRDEIRQQQFPVWSRSVTPAGPWKHGPGAVGTPVAIGGVVITPGDVVVADADGIVAVPLKKAYDIAAELARIAESEQGMRTQAKQAPTK, encoded by the coding sequence ATGACCTACGCGCCGACATCGGCCGGTTCGCCCAACATCGAGGTCGGCCCGAAGTGGCAGCGTCCTGACGGGGAGTTGCTCGCACAGTTCCAGCGGCACTCGGTCGCGAACATCGGAGACGCACTCGGGCGCCTCGGCATGCCCGACGGTGGCATCACACCCCTCTGGGACGGCTGCCGTGCCGTGGGCAGCGCCCTGACGGTCCTGACGGTCGCCGGAGACGATCTGGCCGTGATCGACGCCGTCGCGCACATCGAACCCGGCGACTTCCTCGTCATCAACGGATTCGGTTACCCGGGCCGGGCCGTGATGGGCGACATCCTCACCCAGTACTTCTCCTCGCGGGGTGCCGTAGGAGCGATCGTCGACGGAGCGGTCAGGGACCGCGACGAGATCCGGCAGCAGCAGTTCCCCGTTTGGTCGCGCTCGGTCACGCCGGCAGGGCCCTGGAAACACGGCCCGGGAGCCGTCGGGACGCCCGTCGCCATCGGCGGTGTCGTCATCACCCCCGGTGACGTGGTCGTGGCCGACGCCGACGGCATCGTCGCAGTGCCCCTGAAGAAGGCGTATGACATCGCCGCCGAGCTGGCGCGGATCGCGGAATCCGAGCAGGGCATGCGCACGCAGGCCAAGCAGGCGCCCACGAAATGA
- a CDS encoding TetR/AcrR family transcriptional regulator, producing the protein MKRTRMRRDQRLNNAKLIQAAAELFERCEQPISLADIARQADVSVATAYRHFESADDALSAYRRDIVGKFRDHSLEQPSNGLALLESVCGFWVDLILAEGAALVHRRSSEGFLARYKAQEPYLEGQAEALARPIRELVAILGVGELVGVEDEAAFLWNVLFDPREIFDLRDTLSLPPAQITRRLVSAFRGALLGWATARLGEPA; encoded by the coding sequence ATGAAGAGGACGCGCATGCGCAGGGATCAGCGGTTGAACAACGCCAAGCTGATCCAGGCCGCCGCAGAGCTTTTCGAGCGTTGCGAGCAGCCGATCAGCCTCGCCGACATCGCTCGGCAGGCGGATGTGTCGGTCGCGACGGCTTACCGGCACTTCGAGTCCGCGGACGACGCCCTCAGCGCCTACCGACGGGACATCGTGGGCAAGTTCCGCGATCACAGTCTCGAGCAGCCGAGCAACGGTCTGGCCCTGCTCGAGAGTGTCTGCGGCTTCTGGGTGGACCTCATCCTCGCCGAAGGCGCGGCGCTGGTGCACCGCCGGTCCTCGGAAGGGTTCCTCGCGCGGTACAAGGCCCAGGAGCCGTACTTGGAAGGCCAGGCGGAGGCCCTCGCCCGCCCCATCCGCGAACTCGTGGCGATTCTCGGGGTGGGCGAGCTCGTCGGCGTCGAGGACGAGGCCGCCTTCCTGTGGAACGTCCTCTTCGACCCTCGGGAGATCTTCGACCTGCGTGACACGCTCTCACTGCCGCCCGCTCAGATCACGCGCCGACTGGTATCGGCGTTCCGCGGCGCACTGCTCGGCTGGGCGACTGCTCGGCTGGGCGAACCAGCCTGA